GGCACGGAAGCCACGGCGGGTCCCTGGGACCCACAGCGCAGCATGCACTTCGGCCCTCCGGCCGCACTGCTGGGGCGTGCCGCGGCGGCGCTGCCCGCCGACACACCACGGCGAGTCGTGCGCACGACCTTCGAGATCCTGCGTCCGGTGCCGATCGGGCGCGTCCGCGTGCGTGCCGCCGTCGATCGCCCGGGTCGACGCATCGATCTCGTGAGCGCCGTGCTGACCGATGACGCCGGCGTGGAGTTGGCGCTGTGTCGCGCCTGGCGCATCCGTGAGGCCGACGTCGACGTGCCACGGACGATCTCCGCGCCACCACCCGGCCCCGAGGTCGGGCAGGTCCGCCCGTTCTTCGCGGTCGAGGCCGACGTGCACTACGGCGCCGCGATGGAGGTCCGGTTCCTGACCGGCGCCTTCCTCGACCCCGGTCCCGCCGATGTGTGGATGCGCGCTCGCGTCCCGTTGATCGCCGGCGAGGAGACATCGCCGCTGAGCCGGGTGCTGGTCGCCGCCGACTCGGGCAACGGCGTGTCGGCCGTCGCCGATCCGCGCGACCTGCTGTTCGTCAACACCGACCTGACCGTCCACCTGCACCGTCATCCCGTCGGCGAGTGGATCCTGCTGCGGGCCGCCACGACGCTCGACGGCGGCGGATCCGGTCTCGCGACCACTCGCGTGTCCGACGAACGGGGTGACATCGGGACGGCACTGCAGTCGCTGTTCGTTGCGCCTGCACGCTGACGGCCACACGCGCGTCACGACGGCCGCGCCCGCGCAACCGCGGCCGGGGACGTGTCCCGACGCTGCTAGGGTCGGCCCATGGGTGAGCGGCGGATGACGGCCAGCCAACGGCGCAGCCAGCTGGTCGAGGTGGCCAAGACGGCGTTCGCCGAGCTCGGGTACGACCGCACCAGCGTCGAAGAGATCGCCGCTCGCGCCTCGGTGTCCAAGCCGGTGGTGTACGAGCACTTCGGCGGCAAGGAGGGCATCTACGCGGTCATCGTCGACCGCGAGAGCGCCCGCCTGCTCGAGATGATCACCTCACGTCTCGGTCCCGACATCGGCGCCCGCGAGCAGATCCACGCCAGCGCCCTGGCGTTCCTCGACTACATCGAGGACGACCCGGCGGGGTTCCGCGTGCTGACCCGCGACTCGCCGGCCCGGATCGGCGGCGGGGGCATGTCGGGCCTGCTCGGCGACGTTGCCGACAAGGCAGAGGAGGTGCTGCGGGGGTTCTTCAGCCGCTCGGGCACGGACCTGGAGGCGGCACCGCTGTACGCGCACGCGCTGGTCGGCATGGTGGTCCACGTCGGTGGCTGGTGGGCCGAGGTGCGCACGCCGTCCAAGGAACTGGTGGCCACGTATCTGACCGCGCTGCTGTACCACGGCCTCCACCGCCTGCCCTGCGACCCCACCAGCCGTCCGCTGCGGTCACCTGTCGACGCATCCTGACGACGTGTGCCCCGGCCGGGCGCACCACGTCGGCCACGCCGGGCAGCCACCCGCCGACATCGGCGGTCCCTGCACGGACGCGCGGACCCGCACGACTCAGCTGCTCGTCACCGACGCGCGGTCGGCGCCGCCCCTGCGCGCCCGGCGGGCCGCGCGCTTGTCCTCGAAGCGACTGGCCATCCGGTCGAGTCCGGCGAGGAACGTCGCCAGCTCGTCGCGCTTCTGCTCGGCCTCGGCATCCAGACCCGTGGCGTCGAACAGCTTCAGGTGACGCAGCAGCGGCCACACGATGTCGTCGTGGTGCACCCGGAGGTCGTAGATGCCGGCCTCGGCGATCTGCACCGACATGCGCCGGAAGTCGTCCATCACGGCACCGGGCATCTCGAAGTGGACGACCTCGGCGGTCACCGCCTCGACGACGGCCGACGGATTGACCTGCATGGCCGCCGTCAGCACGTCCCGGTAGAAGACCATGTGCAGGTTCTCGTCGGCCGAGATGCGGGCCATGATCCGGTCGGCCACCGGATCGCCGGAGTACCGGCCGGTGTTGCGGTGGGAGATCCGGGTCGCGAGCTCCTGAAAGGCGACGTACGCCATGCCGCGCAGTGCGTCCTTGCCGTCGGTCTCGTAGCCGTCCTCCATCACCTGCATGCGGCCCCGCTCCAACGCGACGGGGTCGACGTTGCGCGTGACGACCAGGTAGTCGCGCAGCACGATCGAATGACGCCCCTCCTCCGCGGTCCACCGGTGCACCCAGTTGCGCCACGCGCTGTCGGTGGCACCGAACATCCGGTAGATCTCGCGGTGGTAGCTCGGCAGGTTGTCCTCGGTCAACAGGTTGACGAAGAACGCGGTCCGCGCGACGCCGTCGAGCCGGGGCTGATCGGGCGTCCACGGATCCTTGTCGAAATCGCGTCCCTCGCTGTAGGGGACGTAGTCGTGCGGGAACCACTCCTGCGCCATCGTCAGGTGGCGGTTGAGCAGCCGCTCGGCCTCTGGCTCGAGTTCGGCGAGCATCTGCGTCTGGTCGTAGCGGGGGGTGGAGGTGCTGCTCACGGTGGGCCTCCCTGATCGTGTTGGCGTGCAGGCGGTCGACCGCGTGCGGTCGTGGTTCGAGGTCCGTGACGGTGGTCGGAAACCTACGGTTGCGTAACCTACGCTACCGTAGGTCGCTCGTGGCAGCGGTTCAACCCACCGATCGGTCAGCGGTCGGTGGGCCGCGCGCGTCCCTCGACGGCTAGCCCCGCGAGCGGCGCTGCGTCCGCTCACCGCACCGCAGGCACACGAACCACTGCGCGTCGCCCTCGGTCTCCATCACACCCCCGCGGCCACCGCAGGATGGGCAGCGGGCCGCCGACGTCCACAGATCCGGGCGGTCGCCGCCCTCGTCCCACTCCGACGCTCGTGCGCGCCGCCGGCGCAGTTCCGCGCGCAGGGCGCGCAGCCATGCGCCGATCAGCAGCGCCGCCACGACGCCAGCGAGCAGCATCCCCATCCCTACCGTCTCGGCCCGCGCGCCTCACCGGATCCCGGCAGCCGCAGGCGTGCCGGGAGGGGATCGGCGGACACTAGGATCAGCCCATGATGAACCCTGTGCGCACGACCGCCACAGCGCCACCCGTGGTGGAGGTCGCCAGCGGCGATCCACACGATGTCCGTGGGGACGTCCTGGTGGTCGGCGCGTTCACCGGCGGCATCGAAGGACCCGGGGTCGCCGCGGTCCTGGACGGACTCGGACTCGCCTCGCTGCCGGTCACGCCGGAGTTCCGTGGCGACATCGGCCAGCACCTGCTCGTGGCGGGCTCCGGACTTCCGTGGGCCACCGTGCTGTTCGTGGGCCTCGGACGCATGGTCGCGACCGACGCGCGGCGCCTGCGCGATGCGGCGGCGGTCGCTGCCGCGTCCGGCCACCTGCGTGGACGTGTGGTCACGACCCTCGCGCTCGTGCACCCTACGACCGCCGCGATCGGTGCGCTCGCCGAGGGCTTCCACCTCGGCAGGCCTCGGCGGGCGTCACCTGACGGCGGCACGGCTCCCGCGCACATCACGATCCTGGCGCCGACGGCGGTGTCCTCGGACGCCGAACGCGCCGTCCACCGCGCCACCACAGTGGCGCACGCCACGATCGCCGCGCGCGACCTCGTCGACACCCCGCCCAACCGGCAGTCCCCGACGGTGCTCGCACGCCAGATGATCGAGCTGACCAGCGCGTCGTGCGGCGCCGACCTCCACGATCACGAGGCCCTGCGCACGGCCGGGTTCCAGGGCACGTTGAGCGCCGGTCGTGGTGCTCCCGACCCACCGTGCCTGCTCGAACTGCGGTACGAGCCGAGCGAACCGCTCGGACACGTCGTGCTGTGTGGCCGCGGCACGACCTTCGGATCGGGCGGGCTGTCGCTGCGCCGTGGCACGGCGATGGATGGCGGCAAGGCGGACATGGCCGGCGCGGCCGCCATCGCCGGGGCATGCTCGGTGCTCGCCGACCTGGACGTCCGCGTGCGGGTCACGGCGCTGCTGGGGCTGGTCGAGAGCATGCCGGGCGGTGACGCGCAGCGACCCGGCGACGTGGTGACGACGCGGGGCGGGCTGACGGTCGAGATCACGGACACCGACGCCGACGCGGTGCTGATCCTCGCCGACCTGCTCGATCTCGCCCGGGCGTACGATCCGGACGCGATCGTCGACGTGACGACGGTCGGACCGGCCACCGCCGCGGCGTTGGGCGACGACGCCGGCGCCGTCATGGGCAGCGACGCGCGGCTGGTCGAGGACGTGCTCGCCGCGGCACGCGACGCCGGCGAACCGCTGTGGCAGCTGCCGCTGTGGGATCACCTGGAGCCCCGGCTGCACTCCCCCGTCGCCGACATCGTCAACCGCACGACCGCTGTGGGCGGCGAAGCGGTCCTGGCGGGCCTGGCGCTGCGTCGCGTCGTGCGCGACACGCCGTGGGCCCACATCGACTGCGGCAGCGCCGCCTTCGTCACGCCGACCGCGGCCACGGGTG
The genomic region above belongs to Euzebyales bacterium and contains:
- a CDS encoding thioesterase family protein, encoding MSATPALPHAFFVPDGDAFVGTEATAGPWDPQRSMHFGPPAALLGRAAAALPADTPRRVVRTTFEILRPVPIGRVRVRAAVDRPGRRIDLVSAVLTDDAGVELALCRAWRIREADVDVPRTISAPPPGPEVGQVRPFFAVEADVHYGAAMEVRFLTGAFLDPGPADVWMRARVPLIAGEETSPLSRVLVAADSGNGVSAVADPRDLLFVNTDLTVHLHRHPVGEWILLRAATTLDGGGSGLATTRVSDERGDIGTALQSLFVAPAR
- a CDS encoding TetR/AcrR family transcriptional regulator encodes the protein MGERRMTASQRRSQLVEVAKTAFAELGYDRTSVEEIAARASVSKPVVYEHFGGKEGIYAVIVDRESARLLEMITSRLGPDIGAREQIHASALAFLDYIEDDPAGFRVLTRDSPARIGGGGMSGLLGDVADKAEEVLRGFFSRSGTDLEAAPLYAHALVGMVVHVGGWWAEVRTPSKELVATYLTALLYHGLHRLPCDPTSRPLRSPVDAS
- a CDS encoding acyl-ACP desaturase, whose protein sequence is MSSTSTPRYDQTQMLAELEPEAERLLNRHLTMAQEWFPHDYVPYSEGRDFDKDPWTPDQPRLDGVARTAFFVNLLTEDNLPSYHREIYRMFGATDSAWRNWVHRWTAEEGRHSIVLRDYLVVTRNVDPVALERGRMQVMEDGYETDGKDALRGMAYVAFQELATRISHRNTGRYSGDPVADRIMARISADENLHMVFYRDVLTAAMQVNPSAVVEAVTAEVVHFEMPGAVMDDFRRMSVQIAEAGIYDLRVHHDDIVWPLLRHLKLFDATGLDAEAEQKRDELATFLAGLDRMASRFEDKRAARRARRGGADRASVTSS
- a CDS encoding M17 family peptidase N-terminal domain-containing protein encodes the protein MMNPVRTTATAPPVVEVASGDPHDVRGDVLVVGAFTGGIEGPGVAAVLDGLGLASLPVTPEFRGDIGQHLLVAGSGLPWATVLFVGLGRMVATDARRLRDAAAVAAASGHLRGRVVTTLALVHPTTAAIGALAEGFHLGRPRRASPDGGTAPAHITILAPTAVSSDAERAVHRATTVAHATIAARDLVDTPPNRQSPTVLARQMIELTSASCGADLHDHEALRTAGFQGTLSAGRGAPDPPCLLELRYEPSEPLGHVVLCGRGTTFGSGGLSLRRGTAMDGGKADMAGAAAIAGACSVLADLDVRVRVTALLGLVESMPGGDAQRPGDVVTTRGGLTVEITDTDADAVLILADLLDLARAYDPDAIVDVTTVGPATAAALGDDAGAVMGSDARLVEDVLAAARDAGEPLWQLPLWDHLEPRLHSPVADIVNRTTAVGGEAVLAGLALRRVVRDTPWAHIDCGSAAFVTPTAATGGRRVGATGYGTRTLLEWLEHGTVQAG